A section of the Armatimonadota bacterium genome encodes:
- the nuoG gene encoding NADH-quinone oxidoreductase subunit NuoG: protein MADPGSVTLTVDGRPVTVPKGTTVLHAAERAGIEIPVFCYHERMPPLGACRMCFVRVEKMPRLQTACTLEAQEGMVVWTETPEVVEARQAILEFLLINHPLDCPICDKGGECPLQDNTFKYGPGASRFVEPKRHFPKAVPLSPVLTLDRERCILCWRCVRFGEVVAGDHALKGHERGYLTHIDAPPITQERPSKFIGNTIAICPVGALTSGVYRFRARPWDNRPVPSVCTHCGLGCAVWVDVRGGEVVRIRAREHRALNDVWLCDLGFFGYDYVNHPDRLRTPYVRREGKLEPCGWDEALSLVARRIREAGPDAIGALGGERLTLEESYLLSRLLRTLGTNNLDFRTDTLHPLPTRDWAWGMEGIPDGEVVDPDSRQRGLGPRPAGGPVDQLDLVRTLVLVGCDLSEEYPVLWLRVKRALDQGMQAVVLAPKRLEIDRYCTHLILHRYGHEHRLLLALARLVRDRMAPAPNAGVLDAVDVDAVAEQAGVSVEVLERAAEAFLQGPVAFFVGRLSLLSPYAERVLHAVNTLRALCGGTLSLLQGRGSAVGAAIAGMAPDVLPGLLPLDDPEALARIESVWGVRPPQKPGLHTVGMLEAAVRGALQVLYVAGADPARDFPDADLWVRARERLFLVVTDLFWTETARSADVVLPALAFAERSGTVGNIEGRPQRIVQARLGPEGAWADGTILQALAAHLGISLEYPGPEAVFEEMRRVIPGLALDQPYPLPRRTPRVEPVDLVSPEVEDKGLVLVPVPRLFRQGEMAERCRGIPELISEPHAVLHPEDAVRLGIRDGDPVELEVGGISAAVRCRVAREGLPGHVLVPLGFREIPLNRWGVFRHPVRIRVRALEGVR from the coding sequence ATGGCCGATCCGGGATCGGTGACCCTGACCGTTGATGGCCGTCCGGTGACGGTGCCCAAGGGGACCACGGTGCTCCACGCGGCGGAGCGGGCGGGCATCGAGATCCCCGTGTTCTGCTACCACGAGCGGATGCCCCCCCTCGGGGCCTGCCGCATGTGCTTCGTGCGGGTGGAGAAGATGCCGCGGCTTCAGACCGCCTGCACCCTGGAGGCCCAGGAGGGCATGGTGGTCTGGACGGAGACCCCGGAGGTGGTGGAGGCGCGGCAGGCGATCCTGGAGTTCCTCCTGATCAACCATCCTCTCGACTGCCCCATCTGCGACAAGGGTGGAGAGTGCCCCCTCCAGGACAACACCTTCAAATACGGGCCGGGAGCGAGCCGGTTCGTGGAGCCCAAGCGCCACTTCCCCAAGGCGGTGCCCCTCAGCCCCGTGCTCACCCTGGACCGGGAGCGGTGCATCCTGTGCTGGCGGTGCGTCCGGTTCGGGGAGGTGGTGGCCGGAGACCACGCCCTCAAGGGCCACGAGCGGGGATACCTCACCCACATCGACGCGCCGCCCATTACCCAGGAACGTCCCAGCAAGTTCATCGGGAACACCATCGCCATCTGCCCGGTGGGCGCCCTCACGAGCGGGGTGTACCGGTTCCGGGCCCGACCCTGGGACAACCGCCCTGTCCCAAGCGTGTGCACCCACTGCGGTCTCGGGTGCGCGGTGTGGGTGGACGTCCGGGGCGGGGAGGTGGTGCGGATCCGGGCCCGGGAGCACCGGGCCCTCAACGACGTGTGGCTGTGCGACCTGGGATTTTTCGGGTACGACTACGTGAACCACCCCGACCGGCTGCGCACGCCGTACGTGCGACGCGAGGGAAAGCTGGAGCCCTGTGGCTGGGATGAGGCGCTTTCCCTGGTGGCCCGCCGGATCCGCGAGGCCGGGCCGGACGCCATCGGAGCCCTGGGTGGGGAGCGGCTCACCCTCGAGGAGTCGTATCTGCTGAGCCGGCTCCTGCGCACCCTGGGCACCAACAACCTGGACTTCCGCACCGATACCCTCCATCCGCTTCCCACCCGGGATTGGGCCTGGGGGATGGAGGGGATCCCGGATGGGGAGGTGGTGGATCCCGATAGCCGCCAGCGGGGGCTCGGACCCCGGCCCGCGGGCGGCCCCGTGGATCAGCTGGACCTGGTGCGGACCCTGGTGCTCGTGGGCTGCGACCTCTCCGAGGAGTACCCGGTGCTTTGGCTACGCGTCAAGCGCGCCCTGGATCAGGGGATGCAAGCGGTGGTGCTGGCCCCCAAGCGGTTGGAGATCGACCGCTACTGCACGCACCTCATCCTCCACCGGTACGGGCACGAGCACCGGTTGCTTTTGGCCCTCGCGCGCCTGGTGCGGGACCGGATGGCGCCTGCCCCCAACGCGGGAGTCCTGGATGCGGTGGACGTGGACGCGGTGGCCGAACAGGCCGGGGTTTCCGTGGAGGTCCTCGAGCGGGCCGCCGAGGCATTCCTGCAGGGTCCCGTGGCCTTCTTCGTGGGCCGCCTGAGCCTCCTCAGCCCTTATGCGGAGCGGGTGCTCCATGCGGTGAATACCCTGCGGGCCCTGTGCGGGGGGACGCTCTCACTCCTGCAGGGCCGGGGGAGCGCCGTCGGAGCCGCCATCGCGGGGATGGCGCCAGATGTATTGCCGGGTCTACTGCCCCTGGACGACCCCGAAGCGCTGGCCCGCATTGAATCCGTATGGGGAGTCCGGCCCCCCCAAAAGCCCGGCCTCCATACCGTGGGGATGCTGGAGGCGGCCGTCCGGGGCGCGCTCCAGGTTTTGTACGTGGCCGGTGCTGACCCCGCCCGGGACTTCCCGGACGCGGACCTGTGGGTGCGGGCCCGGGAGCGGCTGTTTTTAGTGGTGACCGACCTCTTCTGGACCGAGACCGCCCGCTCCGCGGACGTGGTCCTCCCGGCCCTGGCGTTCGCGGAGCGATCCGGGACGGTGGGCAACATCGAAGGCCGGCCGCAGCGCATCGTCCAGGCCCGGCTGGGACCGGAGGGGGCCTGGGCCGACGGCACCATCCTCCAGGCCCTCGCCGCGCACCTGGGGATCTCCCTCGAGTACCCGGGTCCGGAGGCCGTCTTCGAGGAGATGCGCCGGGTGATCCCGGGCCTCGCCCTCGACCAGCCCTATCCCCTTCCCCGCCGCACACCCCGGGTGGAGCCCGTGGATCTCGTGAGCCCGGAAGTGGAGGACAAAGGGTTGGTACTCGTTCCCGTGCCCCGGCTCTTTCGCCAGGGGGAGATGGCGGAGCGGTGCCGGGGCATCCCGGAGCTCATCAGCGAGCCCCACGCGGTCCTCCACCCGGAAGACGCCGTGCGCCTGGGAATCCGGGACGGAGACCCCGTGGAGCTGGAGGTGGGCGGCATTTCCGCCGCAGTGCGGTGCCGGGTGGCCCGGGAGGGTCTGCCGGGGCATGTGCTGGTTCCTCTAGGCTTCCGGGAGATCCCGTTGAACCGGTGGGGTGTCTTCCGCCACCCGGTGCGGATCCGGGTACGGGCCCTGGAGGGCGTGCGGTGA
- the nuoD gene encoding NADH dehydrogenase (quinone) subunit D: protein MGPQHPSTHGVLRLVLELEGEVVVSCRPVIGYLHTGIEKEMESRTYHQNITLVDRIEYLSSYHEEFAYCLAVEKLLGIEVPKRAQYIRVIMAELNRISSHLVWLGTSALDLNVTSLLMYCFRDREEILELSEMVSGQRMMPGYFRIGGVAEDLPEEFFPRVRAFLDEFPRRLDEYEALLTENLVWRQRNEGVAVLRPEDALRYGVTGPVLRASGIAYDVRKAFPYSSYEDFEFDVPVGQHGDAYDRYLVRMEEMRQARRIILQALDRLPDGPVLVEDRKVALPPRRELVRSMEAVIHQFKLVSEGIHPPRGEVYAAVESPRGEKGYYIVSDGSNRPVRVRVRSPSFSNLQALPVMVQGGMLADVVVAIASIDIVLGDVDR from the coding sequence ATGGGGCCCCAACATCCCAGCACCCACGGGGTCCTGCGATTGGTGCTGGAGCTGGAGGGGGAGGTGGTGGTCTCCTGCCGGCCCGTGATCGGCTACCTCCACACGGGCATCGAGAAGGAGATGGAGTCCCGCACCTACCACCAGAACATCACCCTGGTGGACCGCATCGAGTACCTCAGCAGCTACCACGAGGAATTCGCGTACTGCCTCGCGGTGGAGAAGCTCCTGGGGATCGAGGTCCCCAAGCGGGCCCAGTACATCCGGGTGATCATGGCGGAACTGAACCGCATCTCGAGCCACCTGGTGTGGCTGGGCACCTCCGCCCTGGATCTCAACGTCACGAGCCTCCTCATGTACTGCTTCCGGGATCGGGAGGAGATCCTGGAGCTGTCGGAGATGGTCTCGGGGCAGCGGATGATGCCGGGGTACTTCCGCATCGGGGGGGTCGCCGAGGACCTCCCCGAGGAGTTCTTCCCCCGGGTCCGGGCCTTCCTGGACGAGTTCCCCAGGCGGCTCGACGAGTACGAGGCCCTGCTCACGGAGAACCTCGTTTGGCGGCAGCGGAACGAGGGCGTGGCGGTGCTGCGTCCCGAGGATGCCCTGCGCTACGGGGTGACGGGACCGGTGCTCCGGGCCTCTGGGATCGCCTACGACGTCCGCAAGGCGTTCCCGTACTCCTCCTACGAGGACTTCGAATTCGATGTCCCGGTCGGCCAGCACGGGGACGCCTACGACCGGTACCTCGTGCGCATGGAGGAGATGCGGCAGGCGCGGCGCATCATCCTGCAGGCCCTGGACCGGCTCCCCGACGGCCCCGTCCTCGTGGAGGACCGGAAGGTGGCGCTCCCGCCCCGGCGGGAACTGGTGCGGAGCATGGAGGCGGTGATCCACCAGTTCAAGCTGGTGAGCGAGGGGATCCACCCGCCCAGGGGCGAGGTGTACGCCGCGGTGGAATCGCCCCGCGGGGAGAAGGGCTACTACATCGTCTCCGACGGGTCCAACCGACCCGTGCGGGTGCGGGTGCGCTCCCCCTCCTTCAGCAACCTCCAGGCCCTTCCCGTGATGGTGCAGGGCGGGATGCTGGCGGACGTGGTGGTGGCCATCGCCTCCATCGACATCGTGCTGGGAGACGTGGACCGGTGA
- the nuoI gene encoding NADH-quinone oxidoreductase subunit NuoI, whose product MESAAVLRGLGVTVRYLFRRPVTLQYPEQRPRVAPRFKGRHWLTLYEDGDERCVGCELCAIVCPAQAIYVKPAENTPERRVSKGERYAEEFQINMLRCIFCGFCEEACPTGAIVLGHDFELADYSRQALIYTKEMLTEPYPGASGRDPRREV is encoded by the coding sequence GTGGAGAGCGCGGCGGTCCTGAGAGGATTGGGGGTGACCGTGCGGTACCTGTTCCGGCGTCCCGTCACCCTCCAGTACCCGGAGCAGCGGCCCCGGGTCGCGCCCCGGTTCAAGGGCCGCCACTGGCTCACCCTGTACGAGGACGGGGACGAGCGGTGCGTGGGCTGTGAACTGTGCGCCATCGTGTGCCCCGCCCAGGCCATCTACGTCAAGCCCGCGGAGAACACCCCGGAAAGACGGGTGAGCAAGGGGGAGCGGTACGCGGAGGAGTTCCAGATCAACATGCTGCGGTGTATTTTCTGCGGATTCTGCGAGGAAGCCTGTCCGACGGGCGCCATCGTCCTGGGACACGATTTCGAGCTGGCGGACTACTCCCGCCAGGCCCTCATCTACACCAAGGAGATGCTCACGGAGCCCTATCCGGGCGCCTCGGGCCGGGATCCCCGCCGGGAGGTGTAG
- the nuoK gene encoding NADH-quinone oxidoreductase subunit NuoK: MTVPLSAYVLLSLLLFVLGGLGVLLRRTALIVFMSIELMLNSVNLAFLSFARMHGDLSGQLVAFFVLVVAAVEVVVGLAMLVSLFRAHRTVDVDEMDLLRG; encoded by the coding sequence ATGACGGTTCCCCTCTCCGCGTACGTGCTCCTGAGCCTCCTCCTGTTCGTGCTGGGCGGGCTCGGGGTCCTGCTGCGCCGCACGGCCCTCATCGTGTTCATGTCCATCGAGCTCATGCTGAACTCCGTGAACCTGGCGTTCCTGAGCTTCGCCCGGATGCACGGGGACCTCTCCGGACAGCTGGTGGCCTTCTTCGTACTGGTGGTGGCCGCGGTGGAGGTGGTGGTGGGCCTCGCCATGCTCGTCAGCCTCTTCCGCGCCCACCGGACCGTGGACGTGGACGAGATGGACCTCCTGCGAGGCTAG
- the nuoF gene encoding NADH-quinone oxidoreductase subunit NuoF: MTERVLLRHVGVPGQEDIETYLRHGGYEALRRALRELSPEDVVEMVDRSQLRGRGGAGFPTGRKWKFVPKDAPVKYLVVNGDEGEPGTFKDRTLLEGDPHLLLEGMILTCYAMGIRKAFIYLRREFYQAYRKLERAIAQAYEHGFLGERILGTDFSCDIVLHPGAGAYIAGEETALLESLEGKRAMPRLKPPYFPAVMGLYNQPTVLNNVETMCCIPWIVKHGPEWWLAQGPPQLYSVSGHVNRPGVIEAPLGTTARELIERAGGVRGGRRVKAFYPGGTSSRPLRAEHLDVPLNHESLAKLGSMLGSGAVIIMDETTDMVQVIARVCEFYREESCGKCTPCREGTRWVTQILDRILHGRGRMEDLDLLESIARNMTGTCFCPLGESVPPSLRAGLEDFRDEFVAYIRGARTPVEMPVRIREGILAPGG; this comes from the coding sequence ATGACGGAGCGGGTCCTGCTGCGCCACGTGGGGGTTCCGGGCCAGGAGGACATCGAGACCTACCTGCGCCACGGGGGATACGAGGCCCTGCGCCGGGCCCTGCGGGAGCTCAGCCCCGAGGACGTGGTGGAGATGGTGGACCGGTCGCAGCTGCGGGGCCGGGGCGGGGCCGGCTTTCCGACAGGCCGCAAGTGGAAGTTCGTGCCCAAGGACGCGCCCGTGAAGTACCTGGTGGTGAACGGGGACGAAGGGGAGCCGGGAACCTTCAAGGACCGGACCCTCCTCGAGGGCGACCCGCACCTCCTCCTGGAAGGGATGATCCTCACCTGCTACGCGATGGGGATCCGGAAGGCCTTCATCTACCTGCGGAGGGAGTTCTACCAGGCCTACCGGAAGCTGGAGCGGGCCATCGCCCAGGCCTACGAGCACGGATTTCTGGGGGAGCGCATCCTGGGCACGGACTTCAGCTGCGACATCGTGCTGCACCCCGGGGCCGGGGCGTACATCGCGGGCGAGGAGACGGCGCTGCTGGAGTCCCTGGAGGGGAAGCGGGCCATGCCCCGCCTCAAGCCCCCCTACTTCCCCGCGGTTATGGGACTCTACAATCAGCCCACGGTGCTCAACAACGTGGAGACCATGTGCTGCATTCCGTGGATCGTGAAGCACGGCCCGGAGTGGTGGCTCGCGCAAGGGCCGCCGCAGCTCTATTCCGTGAGCGGGCATGTGAACCGGCCCGGGGTCATCGAGGCGCCGCTGGGGACCACGGCCCGGGAGCTCATCGAGCGGGCGGGTGGGGTGCGGGGCGGCCGGCGGGTGAAGGCCTTCTATCCGGGGGGGACCAGCAGCCGGCCCCTCCGGGCAGAGCACCTGGATGTCCCCCTCAACCACGAGTCCCTGGCGAAGTTGGGCTCCATGCTGGGAAGCGGGGCCGTGATCATCATGGACGAGACCACGGACATGGTCCAGGTGATCGCCCGGGTCTGCGAGTTCTACCGGGAGGAATCGTGCGGGAAGTGCACGCCCTGCCGGGAGGGCACCCGGTGGGTAACCCAAATCCTGGATCGCATCCTGCACGGCCGGGGCCGCATGGAGGACCTGGATCTCCTGGAGAGCATCGCCAGGAACATGACGGGCACCTGCTTCTGCCCGCTCGGGGAGAGCGTGCCGCCGAGCCTCCGGGCGGGGCTAGAGGACTTCCGGGACGAGTTCGTCGCCTACATCCGGGGTGCGCGCACCCCCGTGGAGATGCCGGTGCGGATCCGGGAAGGGATCCTTGCACCGGGCGGATAG
- a CDS encoding NADH-quinone oxidoreductase subunit J, whose product MESVLFVVAAALSLVGGVGVVAARAPVHGALSLLVVLVSLAVLYLTLLAEFVAVLQVIVYAGAILVLFLFVIMLLHAHNPELRPSPGPGRIHRVVTVVSGSTLVALVAFAVLRELGGAAKVPVAADFGTPQSVGRALLTTFVLPFELAGVLLLVGIVAGVVLGKAPERRAPERAEGRPEEVRLSRSGR is encoded by the coding sequence GTGGAGTCCGTGCTCTTCGTGGTGGCGGCCGCCCTGAGCCTGGTGGGGGGCGTGGGCGTGGTGGCGGCCCGGGCCCCGGTGCACGGTGCCCTGAGCCTCCTGGTGGTCCTGGTCTCCCTCGCGGTTCTCTACCTCACCCTCCTGGCGGAGTTCGTGGCGGTCCTGCAGGTCATCGTCTACGCGGGTGCCATCCTGGTGCTGTTCCTGTTCGTGATCATGCTCCTCCACGCCCACAACCCCGAGCTCCGCCCCTCCCCCGGGCCCGGGAGAATCCACCGGGTGGTCACGGTGGTCTCCGGGTCGACACTGGTTGCCCTCGTGGCCTTCGCGGTCCTGCGGGAACTCGGCGGCGCTGCAAAGGTACCCGTGGCCGCGGACTTCGGCACGCCCCAATCCGTGGGCCGGGCACTGCTCACCACCTTCGTCCTCCCCTTCGAGCTGGCGGGCGTGCTGCTCCTGGTGGGGATCGTGGCGGGGGTGGTGCTGGGGAAGGCCCCGGAGCGCCGGGCGCCCGAGCGGGCGGAGGGACGGCCCGAGGAGGTCCGGCTTTCGAGGAGCGGGCGATGA
- the nuoE gene encoding NADH-quinone oxidoreductase subunit NuoE yields the protein MRLSEATREEIRRLAARYPVARSALIPALLRAQEELGWLPPEAQREVAELLDLPVEAVAEVASFYSLLFTEPVGERVIQLCTNVSCLLNGAEVIRRHLEERLGIRPGQTTPDGRYTLRIAECLAACDQAPCMIVGTERYGPLTPELVDRILFGDGERR from the coding sequence GTGAGGCTCTCGGAAGCAACTCGGGAGGAGATCCGCAGACTCGCCGCCCGGTACCCCGTGGCGCGCTCGGCCCTCATCCCCGCGCTCTTGCGGGCCCAGGAGGAGCTGGGGTGGCTGCCGCCGGAGGCTCAACGGGAGGTGGCGGAGCTGCTGGACCTGCCCGTGGAGGCGGTGGCGGAGGTGGCCTCCTTCTACTCCCTCCTCTTCACGGAACCCGTGGGGGAGCGAGTGATCCAGCTGTGCACGAATGTCTCCTGTCTCCTGAACGGCGCAGAGGTGATCCGCCGCCATCTGGAAGAGCGGTTGGGGATCCGGCCGGGGCAGACCACGCCCGACGGCCGCTACACCCTCCGCATCGCGGAATGCCTGGCGGCCTGCGACCAGGCGCCCTGCATGATCGTGGGCACGGAGCGTTACGGCCCCCTCACCCCGGAGCTCGTGGACCGCATCCTGTTCGGGGACGGGGAACGGCGATGA
- the nuoH gene encoding NADH-quinone oxidoreductase subunit NuoH, protein MTVVLEAALKSAILAFLLLTATAYTVFLERRLLGKFHHRIGPNRVGPFGLLQPLADGIKLLAKEDFMPRAADRWVYLAAPLIVMVAALAAYAVIPFGPPIELFGRRIHLYLANPSAGILLVLGASSLGVYGLILGGWSSNSKYALLGALRSAAQVVSYELAWGLSALSVVLSAGTLSLVGIVEAQQDLWFVLKQPLAFGVFFLSALAETNRAPFDLPEAEQELIAGYHTEYGGLKFVMFYIAEYVAIITQSALTTLLFFGGWLGPGLPGVAWFLLKTVVFVGVFIWIRATVPRVRYDHLMGLSWKLLIPLALGNLVVTSFFVV, encoded by the coding sequence GTGACGGTGGTGCTGGAAGCTGCCCTGAAGAGCGCCATTCTGGCGTTTTTGCTGCTTACCGCCACCGCTTACACGGTCTTTCTGGAGCGGCGGCTGTTGGGCAAGTTCCACCACCGAATCGGACCCAACCGGGTGGGCCCGTTCGGGCTCCTGCAGCCCCTCGCGGACGGCATCAAGCTCCTCGCCAAGGAGGACTTCATGCCCCGGGCCGCGGACAGGTGGGTGTACCTTGCAGCTCCCCTCATCGTGATGGTGGCGGCCCTGGCGGCGTATGCGGTGATCCCCTTCGGCCCGCCCATCGAGCTGTTCGGCCGCCGGATTCACCTGTACCTCGCGAACCCCAGCGCGGGGATCCTGCTGGTCCTGGGGGCCTCCTCCCTCGGGGTGTACGGCCTCATCCTGGGCGGGTGGTCCTCCAACAGCAAGTACGCCCTGCTGGGCGCTTTGCGCAGCGCGGCCCAGGTGGTGAGCTACGAGCTGGCCTGGGGGCTATCGGCCCTAAGCGTGGTGCTGTCCGCCGGCACGTTGAGCCTCGTGGGGATCGTGGAAGCGCAACAGGACCTCTGGTTTGTCCTCAAGCAACCCCTGGCCTTCGGGGTGTTCTTCCTCTCGGCCCTGGCGGAGACCAACCGCGCGCCCTTCGACCTTCCGGAGGCGGAGCAGGAGCTCATCGCCGGCTACCACACGGAATACGGCGGACTCAAGTTCGTGATGTTCTACATCGCGGAGTACGTGGCCATCATCACCCAGAGCGCGCTCACCACCCTCCTGTTCTTCGGAGGGTGGCTCGGCCCGGGGCTGCCCGGCGTGGCCTGGTTCCTCCTGAAGACGGTGGTCTTCGTGGGCGTGTTCATCTGGATTCGGGCCACGGTCCCCCGGGTGCGGTATGATCACCTCATGGGGCTGAGCTGGAAGCTGTTGATCCCGCTGGCCCTCGGAAACCTCGTGGTGACCTCGTTCTTCGTGGTCTAG